Within the Flavobacteriales bacterium genome, the region TGGATTACTTCGAAAAAGGACTCAGCGATTCATATTATAACGAAAGAAAAAATGGTCGGTTTGAGTTGTATTGTGGATTATCAACACTTTTTCGATTGCAAAACAATTGGGGCGAATCTAGAAGGTTTCTCGACGAAGCACTGATAAGTTCAGCAACACCAACTCAAAGGTCGAGAGCACTACATGATTTAGGAATCACGTTACTAGAACTAGGAAGTTTAGACGATGCCCTAAGTTGTGTAAAGATGAGTCATAACATTCGGGCAAAATCTAAACAACAGGATGCTATAAGCTCAAAAATACTCATCGGAAAAATATATTTGGCCTTAAAAGATTATACGATGGCTATATCCATACTCAAAGAAACTCTCAGTATAACCGTTCTTTTCAAATCTTCTTTGAATGAAAAGGAAATTCAAATTTGTTTAGATAGAGCATACAGTGCTATTAAAAAGAATAATTATCTAGAGATAACTGCTGAAGAACAAGAGAAAATTAAGAGTAATTGATCCAATTCAGAATTAATTTAATGAATAATGTTTTTTTTATAGCGTATAAAAGCACTGTTAACATTCTGTTAATGTGATAAATATGATTTTGTCAATTAGGGTTTTCTAAAAAGAGTAATATTTAAACGGATTTGCTTGTAACAGATAGCTTTTTTTATCGTAAAAAATGACTGATCAATACAATATCCAAATTAAATTGTTCTAACATAACACCAAACATGATCCCCAATATAGAAAAAGCACTTAGTCAAGCTCAAGTAATATTCTTTACAATGACTATTGATTCAGAATTAACAGAAAGCAAATTTTGTGCTTCTAATAGCTACTTTACCAAAGAAATGAAGTCTCAGATGGGCAAATTAGGGGCAGGAGATAGCATTATATTTGAAAATATAATTTCTCTTACGGCAGAATCAAAATACCTAGATATTCCAAATCTTCATTTTGAAATTGCTTAGATAAAAACACATTATCTTATATCGTTACTTTAGAATTAATTGAAGCTTATCTTTAATGTTCATTTTAAATA harbors:
- a CDS encoding tetratricopeptide repeat protein; amino-acid sequence: MKRIDFDSQVEKVRKSPSFLKSLVFDYLEHTSGGEYMDYGKYLGRITKLCEQLQDENDEAKTLKTLLLGIDLYLTDNYNEASACLLSLLKKCDDLDDLNIQGLCRFFYGKNLLAMGDQELALAEFIIAEEFLKYSDPVPTYYELLMCNLGQVSTGFGQYDDALDYFEKGLSDSYYNERKNGRFELYCGLSTLFRLQNNWGESRRFLDEALISSATPTQRSRALHDLGITLLELGSLDDALSCVKMSHNIRAKSKQQDAISSKILIGKIYLALKDYTMAISILKETLSITVLFKSSLNEKEIQICLDRAYSAIKKNNYLEITAEEQEKIKSN